A single window of Methanoregula sp. DNA harbors:
- a CDS encoding tubulin/FtsZ family protein has product MRVFFIGFGQAGGKIVDMFIEQDKKLGTNSFRGIAVNTARTDLMGLKHIEMRDRILIGQTMVKGHGVGTDNVTGARVTADEIDSIVTAIDTRGTHDVDAFVIVAGLGGGTGSGGSPVLARHLKRIYREPVYALGIIPAPEEGRLYSYNAARSLTTLVNETDNCFIFDNSAWKNEGESVKSAFQRLNNEVVRRFSVLFRAGEVSRMGVGEMVVDSSEIINTLRGGGITSVGYAISEVMSKHTKKKRGIFGGLKDKFQKKEANEEVLLGEDKSAKIVALVRRAMLGRLTMPCDYSTAERALVLIAGPPDQMDRKGVEKAKSWVEENIAGVEVRGGDYPVNSEYVAAVVMLATVGNAPRIKELLDIAKETKEDVIKSKEKKSNMFDEGIEPLFE; this is encoded by the coding sequence ATGAGAGTGTTTTTCATAGGTTTCGGTCAGGCGGGCGGAAAAATTGTCGATATGTTTATCGAACAGGACAAAAAGCTCGGGACCAACAGCTTCCGTGGGATTGCCGTCAATACAGCTCGCACAGACCTGATGGGGCTCAAACATATCGAGATGCGTGACCGGATTTTGATCGGGCAGACCATGGTGAAAGGCCATGGTGTGGGAACTGATAATGTTACGGGTGCCCGGGTCACCGCTGATGAAATCGACAGCATCGTGACAGCAATCGACACACGGGGCACTCATGATGTCGATGCATTCGTCATCGTCGCAGGGCTTGGAGGGGGAACCGGGTCCGGCGGCTCGCCGGTGCTCGCACGCCATTTGAAAAGGATCTACCGGGAACCCGTCTATGCACTTGGCATCATCCCCGCCCCGGAAGAAGGCCGGCTCTATTCCTATAATGCAGCACGGAGCCTGACAACACTTGTTAATGAGACCGACAATTGCTTCATTTTCGATAACAGTGCATGGAAAAATGAAGGCGAAAGTGTAAAAAGTGCATTCCAGCGCCTGAACAATGAAGTTGTGCGGAGATTCTCTGTTCTCTTCCGTGCCGGTGAAGTAAGTCGCATGGGCGTAGGGGAGATGGTGGTTGACTCAAGCGAGATTATCAATACCCTGCGGGGCGGCGGGATCACATCTGTCGGGTACGCGATCAGTGAAGTGATGAGCAAACACACCAAGAAGAAGAGGGGAATATTCGGGGGACTCAAAGACAAATTCCAGAAAAAGGAGGCAAACGAGGAAGTCCTCCTTGGCGAGGACAAATCGGCAAAAATTGTTGCGCTCGTACGCAGGGCAATGCTTGGAAGACTTACCATGCCCTGCGATTATTCCACTGCTGAACGGGCACTGGTGCTTATTGCAGGCCCGCCCGATCAGATGGATCGCAAAGGTGTTGAGAAAGCAAAGAGCTGGGTTGAGGAAAATATTGCAGGTGTCGAGGTAAGGGGCGGGGACTACCCGGTGAACAGCGAATATGTCGCTGCGGTTGTCATGCTTGCGACAGTAGGAAACGCCCCACGCATCAAGGAGCTTCTCGATATTGCAAAAGAGACAAAGGAAGATGTTATAAAGTCAAAGGAGAAAAAATCGAATATGTTTGATGAGGGTATCGAACCGTTATTTGAGTGA
- a CDS encoding DUF2298 domain-containing protein translates to MTGGPQLNAEFQVFSVISWLCIITFLQLAVYPSLKKTFDRYAFPASFAAALLLFTVISWYCGLARLPIILALIPFAILFFYHLYRNDFSVDDLKAQWRWELVFLIFFFIMLEVRFINPTISYAEKFMDHAFLASVMRQPVVPPLDPWYAGGTMNVYYYLGYWMFGCLAIVSAVPSNIAFNLALPTILGVSAVTLYAIGGLLLDRFRWLPLITLLLPNPSFFYQIIQGKGVNEVIWDSTRTIANTINEYPLFSFIWGDVHPHVIGIFNQIFLIFILIFALKRWSALSSSARWAVCFLAAVSLGSMPLFNTWDVLIYAPITVLFGILIWWKNRYFGSFSDAVRFLIVVPPLSITFYVPFYLQLKTSTGGFALVVTPSDPAQFVLVHGFFIAILLALLSKDIIRKPYCLLAAVPFVILGHPAAAIAVIPLVCLLVKKDHVIPDILAILGLVLIMFCELVYLRDNMGDTYFRMNTVFKCYIAAWLLLGISCFSMAGQALSRWGKIPVISSGSRAAIITSAVALLFIIPFFMPLDLNYGSRSLDGLEYLKTTHPGDAAAVAYLRSLPGDERIVEAEGGDYTYYSRISSFTGIPAVIGMPFHEYMWRGDDSGWYSGRINDIRAIYEQPERTRPLMEKYDATLLIVGEPERTRYQVNISSTGLKQVFSQHGTEIYRISV, encoded by the coding sequence TTGACGGGGGGACCACAACTGAACGCTGAATTCCAGGTATTTTCCGTTATCAGCTGGCTCTGCATCATCACATTTCTCCAGCTTGCGGTTTATCCTTCTTTAAAAAAAACCTTTGACCGGTATGCATTCCCCGCATCATTTGCCGCGGCCCTCCTCCTTTTTACTGTAATCTCCTGGTATTGCGGGCTCGCCCGGCTCCCCATCATCCTTGCCCTCATCCCATTTGCTATCCTGTTCTTCTATCACCTGTATCGGAATGACTTTTCGGTGGACGATCTCAAAGCACAGTGGCGCTGGGAACTTGTATTCCTCATCTTCTTTTTCATCATGCTTGAGGTCCGTTTTATCAACCCCACGATCTCGTACGCGGAAAAATTCATGGACCATGCATTTCTCGCTTCGGTGATGCGCCAACCAGTGGTTCCGCCGCTTGACCCGTGGTATGCCGGGGGGACCATGAATGTATATTATTATCTCGGGTACTGGATGTTCGGGTGCCTAGCGATCGTGAGCGCGGTGCCGTCAAACATCGCGTTCAACCTCGCCCTTCCTACGATCCTTGGTGTCTCCGCAGTGACCCTGTACGCTATCGGTGGCCTGCTGCTTGACCGGTTCCGGTGGCTGCCGCTAATTACATTATTATTGCCAAACCCGTCGTTTTTTTACCAGATTATCCAAGGAAAGGGTGTGAATGAGGTCATCTGGGACAGCACCCGCACCATTGCAAATACCATCAACGAATATCCGCTTTTTTCGTTCATCTGGGGCGATGTCCATCCCCATGTCATAGGGATATTCAACCAGATCTTTTTGATTTTTATCCTTATTTTTGCATTGAAACGGTGGAGCGCCCTCTCTTCATCTGCCAGGTGGGCAGTCTGTTTCCTTGCAGCCGTCAGTCTCGGTTCAATGCCGCTGTTCAATACATGGGATGTCCTTATCTACGCACCGATCACCGTGCTTTTTGGAATCCTCATCTGGTGGAAGAACCGGTACTTTGGATCATTTTCTGATGCCGTCCGGTTCCTCATTGTTGTCCCCCCTCTCTCCATTACCTTCTATGTGCCGTTTTACCTCCAGTTAAAGACCAGTACCGGTGGTTTTGCGCTTGTAGTGACACCTTCAGATCCTGCCCAGTTTGTGCTCGTCCATGGGTTCTTCATTGCGATCCTGCTTGCACTCCTTTCAAAGGATATCATCCGGAAACCCTACTGCCTGCTTGCCGCAGTCCCATTTGTTATTCTGGGGCATCCTGCCGCTGCGATTGCAGTGATCCCGCTCGTCTGCCTGCTCGTGAAAAAAGATCACGTCATTCCCGATATCCTAGCGATTCTCGGCCTTGTGCTGATCATGTTCTGTGAACTTGTCTATCTCAGGGATAACATGGGTGACACGTATTTCCGGATGAATACGGTCTTTAAATGCTATATCGCTGCATGGCTGCTGCTGGGCATCTCCTGCTTTTCCATGGCAGGACAGGCACTCTCCAGATGGGGCAAGATTCCAGTGATTTCTTCCGGATCACGGGCAGCGATTATCACATCAGCGGTGGCGCTCCTGTTCATTATCCCTTTTTTTATGCCGCTTGACCTCAACTACGGGAGCAGGTCGCTCGACGGGCTTGAGTATCTCAAGACCACCCATCCCGGAGATGCTGCGGCTGTCGCATACCTGAGGTCATTACCCGGCGATGAACGTATCGTTGAGGCCGAGGGAGGGGATTATACGTATTATTCCCGTATCTCATCGTTCACCGGCATACCGGCAGTCATCGGGATGCCATTCCATGAATATATGTGGCGCGGCGATGATTCAGGGTGGTACAGCGGGAGGATCAATGACATCAGGGCGATATATGAACAACCTGAGCGGACACGTCCCCTTATGGAAAAATACGACGCAACACTTCTGATTGTCGGGGAGCCTGAGCGGACACGGTATCAGGTCAATATCTCTTCAACCGGGCTAAAGCAGGTATTTTCACAGCACGGGACGGAAATTTACCGGATTTCCGTGTAG
- a CDS encoding 50S ribosomal protein L24e has translation MVEHYLCTFCGVSLEPGTGKMFVKKDGTIFYFCSSKCENNHRIGRVPRRVEWTRAGKKALGKE, from the coding sequence ATGGTTGAACACTATTTATGCACATTCTGCGGGGTATCTCTTGAACCTGGAACCGGCAAGATGTTTGTCAAAAAAGACGGGACAATCTTTTATTTCTGCAGCTCCAAGTGCGAGAACAACCACAGGATTGGCAGGGTTCCCCGTCGGGTTGAGTGGACACGGGCCGGTAAAAAGGCACTGGGCAAGGAGTAA
- the ndk gene encoding nucleoside-diphosphate kinase — MDRTFVMVKPDGVQRGLIGEIVARFEAKGLKLVAARFEVLPDKRVTEQYKEHLEKPFFPSLKKYIMGGPCFLMVWEGRNVVAIVRTLIGKTNPQEAAPGTIRGDFGIDIGRNVIHASDSPESAAREIAIHFKPAELFLYTRIDESVIYEY, encoded by the coding sequence ATGGACCGCACGTTCGTGATGGTCAAACCGGACGGTGTCCAGCGGGGGCTCATCGGAGAAATTGTTGCACGCTTTGAAGCGAAAGGCTTAAAACTCGTAGCCGCCCGGTTTGAAGTGCTCCCTGACAAACGTGTCACTGAGCAGTACAAAGAGCACCTTGAAAAACCGTTCTTCCCGTCACTCAAGAAATATATCATGGGCGGACCGTGTTTTCTCATGGTCTGGGAGGGCAGGAACGTGGTGGCAATCGTCCGTACGCTGATCGGTAAAACTAACCCGCAGGAAGCAGCGCCAGGCACAATCCGCGGGGACTTCGGGATCGATATCGGGAGAAATGTCATCCATGCATCCGACTCGCCCGAGAGTGCTGCGCGTGAGATTGCGATCCATTTCAAACCAGCAGAACTGTTCTTGTATACACGGATAGATGAGTCCGTAATTTACGAGTATTAA
- a CDS encoding carbon-nitrogen hydrolase family protein, with product MKCCSAQVSSCWEEPEKTIKKVESSVQQAAAAGARIIAFPEQFATGWDPCSTHHIQDTSGTIVSGLKKYAAEYSIAILGSFRKRGDPLPANSAFVVGTDGSVRALYEKMHPFTLVHEERYYRAGDDIAVFELDGMKFGIAICYDLRFPSLFHLYAKKEACGVFLPSAWPGSRIRHWELFITARAVENQMYIIGINTTGKTPVDVYDGASMTADPDGNIIARAGEGDELLFSDLDTAKVKAARCRFPSHKDQRTELYHRLHQRD from the coding sequence ATGAAATGCTGCAGCGCTCAGGTTTCAAGCTGCTGGGAAGAGCCTGAAAAGACCATAAAAAAAGTTGAGTCATCCGTTCAACAGGCCGCTGCCGCCGGTGCCAGAATCATCGCGTTTCCTGAACAGTTCGCGACCGGATGGGACCCATGTTCGACCCACCATATCCAGGATACTTCCGGCACAATTGTCTCTGGTCTGAAAAAATATGCAGCGGAATATTCAATCGCGATCCTGGGTTCCTTCCGCAAACGCGGTGATCCGCTCCCTGCCAATAGTGCTTTTGTGGTGGGTACCGATGGATCGGTCAGGGCACTGTATGAAAAAATGCATCCCTTCACGCTGGTGCATGAGGAGCGGTATTACAGGGCGGGCGATGATATCGCTGTGTTCGAACTTGATGGCATGAAATTTGGCATCGCGATCTGTTACGATCTGAGGTTTCCCTCGCTGTTCCACCTCTATGCAAAAAAAGAGGCCTGCGGTGTTTTTTTGCCGTCAGCCTGGCCCGGAAGCCGTATCCGTCACTGGGAACTCTTCATTACAGCAAGAGCAGTAGAAAACCAAATGTATATCATCGGCATCAACACCACAGGAAAAACACCGGTTGACGTGTATGACGGTGCTTCAATGACTGCAGATCCAGACGGCAATATCATCGCCCGGGCAGGCGAGGGCGATGAACTTCTCTTCTCAGATCTTGATACGGCGAAGGTAAAGGCTGCCCGGTGCAGGTTCCCTTCCCATAAGGATCAGCGGACAGAGTTATACCACCGGTTGCACCAGCGGGATTAG
- the rpl7ae gene encoding 50S ribosomal protein L7Ae, with protein sequence MAKGYVKTQAPDELQNKALEALEVARDTGKIKKGSNEATKAIERSIAQLVLIGADVEPEEIVMHLAPLCDEKKIPYIFINKQNDIGAASGLDVGSAAAAIIKSGKAKDVIDDLAKQLVALKA encoded by the coding sequence ATGGCAAAAGGCTACGTAAAAACCCAGGCTCCTGATGAGCTCCAGAACAAGGCGCTTGAAGCCCTTGAAGTCGCACGGGATACCGGAAAGATCAAGAAAGGATCGAATGAGGCAACAAAAGCCATAGAACGCAGCATCGCGCAGCTTGTCCTGATCGGTGCTGACGTTGAACCCGAAGAGATCGTGATGCACCTCGCCCCCTTGTGCGATGAAAAGAAGATTCCGTATATTTTTATCAACAAACAGAACGATATCGGCGCTGCAAGCGGCCTTGACGTTGGTTCTGCTGCTGCAGCAATCATTAAATCCGGCAAGGCAAAAGACGTCATCGATGATCTGGCAAAGCAGCTGGTTGCCCTTAAGGCTTGA
- a CDS encoding lysylphosphatidylglycerol synthase transmembrane domain-containing protein: MYRKVSAILVPTLIAIGILAYMLFNVWGDLLDALTHIVPLYLVIALIICLAAWWLRGWRYHTILAYMDNTIRVRVATGCIFVSQTANLVIPARLGDFVRIFILNHENQTSYSDGLSSIVVERVFDIATVALLGLISLIFILDADPAYFLIISLVLALCGVFFIFLYFANTLRSNNRYIKFVLTMLHEIRRASLTPQSVIVLGFSSMVIWILDALVCMAVVMMFEQNIPFVTVVLAIVIGNLIKAVPITPGGIGTYEFFVANIFILAGAAPAVATLIAVIDHLIKNLVTLAGGIISIYFFGDWVVPTIKKALTARVDGGTTTER, from the coding sequence ATGTATCGGAAGGTTAGCGCAATTCTGGTCCCGACCCTGATTGCCATTGGCATCCTTGCGTATATGCTTTTCAATGTATGGGGGGATTTGCTGGATGCTCTGACCCACATCGTCCCTCTCTACCTTGTCATCGCACTCATCATCTGCCTTGCTGCGTGGTGGCTGCGTGGGTGGCGGTACCACACGATTCTCGCGTACATGGACAATACCATAAGGGTCCGGGTTGCAACCGGGTGCATTTTTGTCAGCCAGACTGCAAACCTTGTCATACCTGCCCGCCTTGGGGATTTTGTCAGGATATTTATCTTAAATCATGAAAACCAGACCAGTTATTCAGATGGCTTATCTTCTATCGTTGTCGAGCGGGTCTTTGACATCGCCACGGTTGCCCTGCTCGGACTTATTTCACTCATTTTTATACTGGATGCAGACCCGGCATATTTCCTGATCATCTCCCTTGTCCTGGCTCTCTGCGGTGTTTTTTTTATATTTTTATATTTTGCCAATACACTGAGGTCCAATAACCGGTACATAAAATTCGTTCTTACCATGCTCCATGAAATCCGGAGGGCATCGCTTACCCCACAATCGGTGATTGTCCTTGGTTTTTCTTCGATGGTGATCTGGATCCTTGATGCGCTGGTGTGCATGGCTGTGGTGATGATGTTTGAACAAAACATCCCATTTGTCACGGTAGTCCTTGCCATCGTGATCGGCAATCTGATAAAAGCGGTCCCAATCACTCCGGGAGGGATCGGCACCTATGAATTTTTCGTTGCCAATATATTCATTCTCGCGGGTGCTGCACCCGCAGTTGCGACGCTGATCGCAGTTATCGATCACCTGATTAAAAACCTTGTCACGCTTGCGGGGGGGATCATCTCGATCTATTTCTTCGGCGACTGGGTTGTGCCGACCATAAAAAAAGCGCTCACTGCGAGGGTTGACGGGGGGACCACAACTGAACGCTGA
- a CDS encoding NAD(P)/FAD-dependent oxidoreductase: MKICIIGGGLTGLVAAGRLSGEHEINLFEKKIHLGGCLSSYQVDNYWIEQFYHHCFSGDIAFFKLLKELKLFDRLEWLGATSGYYAGNAAFPLNTPVEILKYPYLSLIDKAKLAWLTMRAKRIDVSTLDSIPAEKYVIDTLGKNIYSSFFEPLLNSKFGENRRNVSAAWLMSRIAIRSNRGLSGERLGYLNGGFHQLIDALEGSIQKNGGHILRTSPVLTIHRTNDAWEVNGSRYDAVISTIPPQELAKIGGVKVTPVQYQGAACMTIGLGRDVTDGIYWLNMKDPAPYGAVVSHTNFVPRERYGEHIVYLASYFSGMPPQNIDKQMLADFCHRFHVKKEEVHWTRMAVDRFAGPVYTLGYRSLIPEYGKDGFFMAGMFSLPNYPERSMEGAVRAGNEVADRIMKVTSNG; encoded by the coding sequence ATGAAAATCTGCATCATCGGAGGCGGGTTGACCGGTCTTGTCGCTGCAGGGAGGTTGTCAGGAGAACATGAGATCAATCTCTTTGAAAAAAAAATCCATCTCGGCGGGTGCCTTTCTTCGTACCAGGTCGATAATTACTGGATTGAACAGTTCTATCATCACTGTTTCTCCGGTGATATAGCCTTTTTTAAACTTTTAAAAGAATTAAAATTATTTGACAGGCTTGAATGGTTAGGTGCTACAAGCGGTTATTATGCCGGTAATGCTGCATTTCCACTTAATACGCCGGTTGAGATCCTGAAATATCCCTATCTTTCCCTGATTGATAAAGCAAAACTTGCATGGCTCACGATGAGAGCAAAAAGGATCGATGTCAGCACTCTTGATAGCATACCCGCTGAAAAATATGTAATAGATACTCTTGGTAAAAATATCTACAGCTCGTTCTTTGAACCTCTGCTCAATAGTAAATTTGGTGAAAACCGCAGGAATGTATCAGCGGCATGGCTCATGAGCCGTATTGCGATCCGCTCGAACCGTGGACTGTCAGGGGAGCGCCTTGGATATCTCAACGGGGGGTTTCATCAGCTTATCGATGCACTTGAAGGTTCCATTCAGAAGAACGGTGGACACATACTACGAACGTCGCCGGTTTTGACAATCCATCGCACAAATGATGCATGGGAGGTTAATGGATCCCGGTATGACGCGGTTATTTCAACAATCCCCCCTCAGGAACTGGCAAAGATTGGAGGGGTAAAAGTCACTCCGGTCCAGTACCAGGGTGCGGCATGCATGACGATTGGTCTTGGACGTGACGTGACCGATGGGATTTACTGGCTGAACATGAAAGATCCTGCACCCTATGGAGCTGTCGTTTCCCATACAAACTTTGTCCCCCGCGAGCGGTATGGTGAGCATATTGTCTACCTTGCCTCTTATTTCAGCGGGATGCCACCGCAGAATATCGACAAGCAGATGCTTGCGGATTTCTGCCACCGGTTCCATGTAAAAAAAGAGGAGGTCCACTGGACAAGGATGGCCGTTGACCGCTTTGCAGGTCCAGTATATACCCTCGGATATCGGTCATTGATCCCTGAGTACGGGAAGGACGGGTTCTTTATGGCAGGAATGTTCTCGCTGCCGAATTATCCGGAGCGGAGTATGGAGGGAGCAGTCAGAGCGGGCAATGAAGTTGCGGATCGGATTATGAAGGTGACTTCCAATGGCTGA
- a CDS encoding glycosyltransferase: MADIEVTAIIPVFNDRAALEIAIPQSLASLSAITDKFELIIAEDGSTDGSPDYVRSCEQRDHRIHLRHSDERLGRGRALNRAITGAEGAIVCYYDVDLATDMQHLVTLVGAIRGGFDVATGSRLLTDSDIDRTGWREIASRTYNFLVRVILGSVVYDHQCGFKAFNKQKILPVIPSIRSGHWFWDTELLVRGQRMGFRVREFPVRWRAGKGTTVKVKDVFEMGSSILRLWWQIHVSEG, from the coding sequence ATGGCTGATATTGAAGTGACCGCGATCATTCCCGTCTTTAATGACCGGGCTGCACTTGAAATTGCGATACCGCAATCGCTTGCGTCATTATCTGCCATAACAGACAAGTTCGAATTGATCATCGCAGAAGATGGGAGCACTGACGGAAGCCCGGATTATGTCCGGTCATGCGAACAAAGGGATCACCGTATACACCTCCGCCACAGTGATGAGCGGCTTGGACGCGGGCGGGCGCTGAACCGGGCTATCACCGGAGCGGAGGGAGCGATCGTCTGCTATTACGATGTCGACCTGGCAACCGATATGCAGCATCTCGTCACCCTTGTCGGTGCGATCCGCGGGGGATTCGATGTTGCCACAGGTTCACGGCTCCTAACTGACAGTGACATCGACAGAACGGGATGGAGGGAGATCGCGAGCCGGACGTACAATTTCCTTGTGAGGGTTATTCTGGGGAGTGTTGTGTACGATCACCAGTGCGGATTCAAAGCATTCAATAAACAGAAGATCCTGCCTGTCATTCCTTCAATCAGATCAGGGCACTGGTTCTGGGATACAGAACTTCTCGTGAGGGGGCAGAGGATGGGATTCAGGGTCAGGGAATTTCCTGTCCGCTGGCGTGCCGGAAAAGGGACGACCGTAAAGGTAAAAGACGTCTTTGAGATGGGGTCATCTATTCTCAGGTTATGGTGGCAAATCCATGTATCGGAAGGTTAG
- the thrC gene encoding threonine synthase encodes MERLVCVNCGAAFPADEILYNCTKCGHLLAVSYDLDTITVSKKEWEKRPLSVWRYRELLPVHIEPVTLQEGGTPLYHLKRLGEEIGLSQLYAKHEGMNPSGSFKDRGMTVGVSMALQLNKRSVACASTGNTSASLAVYAAKAGIPAVVLLPAGKVAIGKVAQALMHGARVISVRGNFDRALEMVHDLCLSHGLYLLNSINPYRLEGQKTIGFEAVDQLGGVPDRFVLPVGNAGNISAVYKGLLELKDLGFIDSLPMMTGIQAYGSSPVVRAIRDKLPEVIPEIHPETVATAIRIGAPVNAEKALTAIRKTGGLAESVTDEEILRMQRDLARKEGIGVEPASAASVAGVRKLVNSGAIDRSERIVCVVTGHLLKDPDTVIRQCEPPTEIDADLPSLLSALHL; translated from the coding sequence ATGGAGCGGCTCGTTTGCGTCAACTGCGGTGCTGCATTTCCAGCTGACGAGATCCTTTATAATTGTACAAAATGCGGTCACCTTCTCGCTGTCAGCTATGATTTGGATACGATTACCGTATCAAAAAAGGAGTGGGAGAAACGCCCGCTCTCGGTCTGGAGATACCGTGAACTTTTACCGGTGCATATCGAACCGGTCACCCTGCAGGAAGGGGGAACACCCCTGTATCACCTGAAACGTCTCGGCGAAGAGATAGGACTTTCCCAGCTCTATGCAAAGCACGAAGGCATGAACCCTTCAGGTTCATTCAAGGATAGGGGGATGACTGTCGGCGTATCGATGGCACTCCAGCTGAACAAGCGCAGTGTTGCATGCGCCAGTACCGGAAATACATCGGCAAGCCTTGCAGTGTACGCTGCAAAGGCTGGGATACCGGCGGTTGTGCTGCTGCCCGCAGGAAAGGTTGCTATCGGCAAGGTAGCGCAGGCGCTGATGCACGGTGCACGCGTGATCTCCGTCCGTGGCAATTTTGACCGTGCACTTGAGATGGTCCACGACCTCTGCCTATCACACGGGCTCTACCTCCTCAACTCTATCAACCCGTATAGGCTCGAAGGCCAGAAGACAATCGGGTTTGAAGCAGTTGATCAGCTGGGCGGTGTCCCGGACAGGTTTGTTCTGCCGGTCGGCAATGCAGGAAATATCTCAGCGGTATACAAAGGCCTGCTCGAACTAAAGGATCTGGGGTTTATCGATTCACTTCCGATGATGACCGGCATCCAGGCGTACGGGTCAAGCCCCGTTGTCCGGGCGATCCGGGATAAACTGCCGGAAGTAATCCCCGAAATTCACCCCGAAACCGTAGCAACCGCGATCCGGATTGGGGCACCGGTGAATGCCGAAAAAGCCCTCACGGCGATACGCAAGACCGGCGGTCTCGCAGAATCTGTGACCGATGAGGAAATCCTGCGCATGCAGCGCGACCTTGCGCGAAAGGAGGGGATCGGGGTTGAGCCGGCGTCCGCCGCATCGGTGGCGGGAGTGCGAAAACTCGTCAATAGCGGTGCGATCGACCGGTCCGAACGGATCGTCTGCGTCGTCACCGGCCATCTCCTCAAAGACCCGGATACGGTGATCAGGCAATGCGAACCCCCGACCGAGATCGATGCAGATCTGCCCTCGCTGCTCTCTGCGCTGCACTTATAA
- a CDS encoding 30S ribosomal protein S28e, which produces MADDATPAEVIEVVGSTGMHGEAMQVKCRILDGSNKGRIITRNTVGPIREGDIVMLLETEREAKKLSRR; this is translated from the coding sequence ATGGCAGACGATGCAACGCCAGCAGAAGTGATCGAGGTTGTCGGTTCAACCGGCATGCATGGCGAGGCCATGCAGGTAAAGTGCCGAATTCTCGATGGCAGCAACAAGGGGCGCATCATCACCCGCAATACGGTCGGCCCTATCCGCGAGGGTGATATCGTAATGCTCCTTGAGACCGAGCGCGAGGCAAAGAAACTATCGAGGCGGTGA